One segment of Anatilimnocola aggregata DNA contains the following:
- a CDS encoding cupin domain-containing protein: MIQPNVVKKDSISKVLDRALDKGEGLLRLTPTWVPRSFLHPGRRIKLHPQDLYAYGANRGGIDERWFSSTTEAANEGRVWHEGLSFASFEGKQFLLRDAVEEAGTRLIGKTMYKKYNRWPVYSKFFDNMGPIPHHMHQSAANAKLVGQEGKPESYYFPPQYNNVDNNFCYTFMGLEPGTTKDDLKRCLQNWDKGENGILDLSRAYRLKRGTGWLIPPGVLHAPGSLCTYEPQWGSDVFGMFQNIVEGRYVPWSLLVKDMPVDKHQDLDFIIGQLDWEKNVDTHFKNSNYLEPIVDKKSSGPGYTDKWIVYGHVDGEQLFSAKELTIDPGVKCTLKDPASSGWITVQGKGRIGKLALQTPAMIRFGQETEDEVFISYEAATRGVEIENTGSEPLVGLRYFGPDVHKKVPMIGDANK; this comes from the coding sequence ATGATTCAGCCGAATGTTGTGAAAAAGGATAGCATCAGCAAAGTTCTCGACCGCGCCTTGGATAAGGGAGAAGGGCTGCTGCGACTAACCCCGACCTGGGTTCCCCGCAGCTTTTTGCATCCGGGCCGCCGGATCAAGCTCCATCCGCAAGATTTGTACGCTTACGGCGCGAACCGCGGCGGCATCGACGAACGCTGGTTCAGCAGCACGACCGAAGCGGCCAACGAAGGTCGCGTCTGGCACGAAGGTCTCAGCTTCGCCAGTTTCGAAGGAAAGCAGTTCCTGCTGCGTGATGCAGTGGAAGAAGCCGGTACCCGGCTCATCGGCAAGACGATGTACAAGAAGTACAACCGCTGGCCGGTCTATTCAAAATTCTTCGATAACATGGGCCCGATCCCGCATCACATGCACCAAAGTGCTGCCAATGCCAAGCTGGTCGGGCAAGAAGGAAAGCCCGAGAGCTATTACTTTCCGCCTCAGTACAACAATGTCGACAACAACTTCTGCTACACCTTCATGGGGCTCGAACCAGGGACCACGAAGGACGACCTGAAACGCTGCTTGCAGAACTGGGACAAGGGAGAAAATGGAATCCTCGATTTGTCGCGCGCCTATCGCCTCAAGCGCGGCACGGGCTGGTTGATTCCGCCCGGCGTGCTGCACGCTCCCGGTTCGCTCTGCACGTACGAACCGCAATGGGGCAGCGACGTCTTCGGCATGTTCCAGAACATTGTCGAAGGGCGCTATGTGCCGTGGTCACTCTTGGTGAAAGACATGCCCGTCGATAAGCATCAAGATCTCGACTTCATCATCGGCCAACTCGACTGGGAGAAGAACGTCGATACCCACTTCAAGAACAGCAATTACCTGGAGCCCATCGTCGACAAGAAGTCGAGCGGTCCGGGCTACACCGACAAGTGGATCGTCTACGGCCACGTGGACGGCGAACAACTCTTCAGTGCCAAGGAGCTGACGATCGATCCCGGCGTGAAGTGCACGCTCAAAGATCCCGCCTCCAGCGGTTGGATCACCGTGCAAGGGAAGGGCCGCATCGGCAAGCTGGCGTTACAAACGCCGGCCATGATTCGCTTCGGCCAAGAAACCGAAGACGAAGTCTTCATCAGCTATGAAGCAGCCACGCGCGGTGTCGAAATCGAAAACACCGGCAGCGAGCCCCTCGTCGGCCTCCGTTACTTCGGCCCTGACGTCCACAAGAAGGTGCCGATGATCGGGGATGCAAACAAGTAA
- a CDS encoding PQQ-dependent sugar dehydrogenase, with protein sequence MKKHWLFSAGLLLTGSLFATAAEPKTAIEGLKMPESVCVGPAGKWYVTEIGEFGKDGDGKVSIIEDGKATTFVDGLDDPKGIVFFKDSFYLTDKTKVVKIDASGKKSVLAAADKFPVAPIFLNDIAIDGPNGIILISDSGADGKGGAVFRLDIRQDKIDVVASEENIPGLNKPNGVTFDGGGSFIVADMGKGELHRVRLSDKSAEKIADGLEGADGLAWDYNGRLFITSWTTGKAFGIPRPGEKPVFLGKLEQNAADSCVDASGTQLLIPDMKSGKLITLSTTIPGWEVDESPLAIEAKPAFPGIKWEGWDDGSESGKAVPFRPILLTHFGDGSGRIVVGEQHGVIYVIDPKNPTEGKIFLDLQDRVKYSDKQNEEGFLGLAFHPKFKENGEFFIFYTEKKTNLVNVVSKFKTKAGNKNAGDPASEVELIRFEKPFWNHDGGTIAFGPDGYLYITHGDGGAGGDPHENGQKMSTLLGKILRIDVDKPSAGKPYGIPADNPFVKQEGAKPEIYAYGFRNIWRFAFDEKTGQLWAGEVGQNLFEEIVRVTKGGNFGWSLRESLHPFGAKGVGVQKDMIEPIWEYHHDIGKSITGGDVYRGKAVPALEGHYVYADYVSSRFWALKYDEEKGRVVANRELPKAPVAVMSFGEDEAGELYLMGTSATGQGIFKLVKGK encoded by the coding sequence ATGAAGAAGCATTGGTTATTCTCCGCTGGGCTGCTGCTCACCGGCTCGCTGTTCGCGACTGCTGCCGAACCCAAGACCGCAATCGAAGGGCTGAAGATGCCCGAATCGGTCTGCGTTGGCCCTGCCGGCAAGTGGTACGTGACCGAGATCGGCGAGTTCGGCAAAGATGGCGATGGCAAGGTCAGCATCATCGAAGATGGCAAAGCGACCACCTTTGTCGACGGTCTCGACGACCCCAAGGGAATCGTCTTCTTTAAAGATTCATTCTACCTGACTGACAAAACCAAAGTGGTGAAGATTGATGCCAGTGGCAAAAAGTCGGTCCTGGCTGCGGCAGACAAGTTTCCCGTCGCGCCGATCTTTTTGAACGACATCGCCATCGACGGCCCGAACGGCATCATTCTCATCAGCGACTCGGGTGCTGATGGCAAGGGTGGCGCGGTGTTTCGCCTCGATATCCGCCAAGACAAGATCGACGTCGTCGCCAGCGAAGAAAACATCCCCGGGCTGAACAAGCCGAACGGGGTCACGTTCGACGGCGGCGGTTCGTTCATTGTGGCCGACATGGGCAAGGGTGAACTTCACCGCGTTCGGCTTAGCGACAAGAGCGCCGAGAAGATTGCCGATGGACTCGAAGGTGCCGATGGGTTGGCCTGGGACTATAACGGCCGACTCTTCATCACTTCGTGGACGACCGGCAAAGCCTTTGGCATTCCTCGCCCCGGCGAAAAGCCGGTGTTCCTGGGCAAACTCGAACAGAATGCCGCCGATAGCTGCGTCGATGCCAGTGGCACGCAACTGCTTATTCCGGATATGAAGTCGGGCAAGCTAATCACCCTTTCGACCACCATTCCCGGCTGGGAAGTCGACGAATCGCCCCTGGCCATCGAAGCCAAGCCCGCGTTCCCCGGCATCAAGTGGGAAGGCTGGGACGACGGCAGCGAAAGTGGCAAAGCGGTTCCCTTTCGCCCGATTCTGCTCACGCACTTTGGCGACGGCTCCGGCCGGATCGTCGTCGGCGAACAGCACGGCGTGATCTACGTCATCGATCCCAAGAATCCCACCGAAGGCAAGATCTTCCTCGACCTGCAAGATCGGGTGAAATACTCGGACAAGCAGAACGAGGAAGGTTTTCTCGGGCTGGCCTTCCACCCCAAGTTCAAAGAAAACGGCGAGTTCTTCATTTTCTACACCGAAAAGAAGACCAACCTGGTCAACGTCGTGTCGAAGTTCAAGACCAAGGCTGGCAATAAGAACGCCGGCGATCCGGCTTCCGAAGTCGAACTGATTCGCTTCGAAAAGCCGTTTTGGAATCACGATGGTGGCACGATTGCGTTCGGCCCCGATGGCTACCTCTACATCACCCATGGTGATGGCGGCGCCGGTGGCGACCCGCACGAAAACGGCCAGAAGATGTCGACCCTGCTCGGCAAGATTCTGCGGATCGATGTCGACAAGCCCTCGGCGGGGAAACCCTACGGCATTCCTGCGGACAACCCGTTCGTGAAGCAAGAGGGAGCCAAGCCCGAGATTTACGCTTATGGCTTCCGCAACATTTGGCGGTTTGCCTTCGACGAAAAGACCGGCCAGCTGTGGGCCGGCGAAGTCGGACAGAACCTGTTCGAAGAAATCGTCCGCGTCACCAAGGGTGGCAACTTCGGCTGGAGCCTGCGTGAATCGCTGCACCCGTTCGGCGCTAAGGGCGTGGGCGTGCAGAAAGACATGATCGAACCGATTTGGGAGTATCACCACGACATCGGCAAGTCGATCACTGGCGGCGACGTGTATCGGGGCAAGGCCGTTCCCGCCCTCGAAGGTCACTACGTTTATGCCGACTACGTCAGCAGTCGCTTCTGGGCTCTGAAGTACGACGAAGAAAAGGGACGGGTCGTGGCCAACCGCGAACTTCCCAAAGCTCCCGTCGCCGTGATGTCGTTCGGCGAAGACGAAGCTGGCGAACTCTACCTGATGGGCACCAGCGCCACCGGCCAGGGAATCTTCAAATTGGTGAAGGGGAAGTAG
- a CDS encoding acyl carrier protein: MASVAERVIDIVAEQLGVDKEKITPETSFVNDLGADSLDTVELVMELEEEFDINIPDDAAEKIQTVGQAIKFIDEAQKS; encoded by the coding sequence GTGGCATCCGTCGCTGAACGCGTTATTGATATCGTCGCCGAGCAATTGGGCGTCGACAAAGAGAAGATCACGCCAGAAACCTCGTTCGTCAATGATCTGGGCGCTGACTCGCTCGATACGGTCGAACTGGTCATGGAACTTGAAGAAGAGTTCGATATTAACATTCCCGACGACGCGGCGGAGAAGATCCAAACCGTCGGGCAGGCCATCAAGTTCATCGACGAAGCTCAAAAGAGCTAG